In Pseudomonas asiatica, the following are encoded in one genomic region:
- a CDS encoding MerR family transcriptional regulator — MKIGELARRTGLSASRIRFYEASGLIAARRLGNGYRDYPEQVVRALEIITCGQQAGFSLEEMRKLTDASGAAAGGHDLLLGSLKRKVAEIEAMQQRLAHNRAQLLAVIAGMEDKPQGMDCEENAQRLIAGWQQGEATNT, encoded by the coding sequence ATGAAAATTGGTGAACTGGCGCGACGCACGGGGCTTAGTGCATCGCGTATCCGCTTTTACGAAGCCAGCGGACTGATTGCTGCGCGGCGCCTGGGCAATGGTTACCGCGATTACCCGGAGCAGGTGGTGCGGGCGCTGGAGATCATCACCTGCGGCCAGCAGGCCGGGTTCAGCCTGGAAGAAATGCGCAAACTAACCGATGCCTCCGGGGCTGCGGCGGGTGGGCATGATTTATTGCTGGGCAGCCTCAAGCGCAAGGTGGCGGAGATCGAAGCGATGCAGCAGCGGCTGGCGCACAACCGCGCGCAGTTGCTGGCGGTTATTGCAGGCATGGAAGACAAGCCGCAGGGGATGGATTGCGAGGAGAATGCCCAGCGCCTGATTGCCGGTTGGCAGCAGGGCGAGGCCACGAACACGTGA
- a CDS encoding HlyD family efflux transporter periplasmic adaptor subunit yields MAAEKSSVVLRRQLADPLLATTHPVYRPLLWTLLGSVLLFVAWAAWAELDEVTRGDGRVVPFSRIQKIQSLEGGILDRLLVQEGDLVEVGQPLLRLDETRFLTNFQESANQAGVLRAAIARLDAEVLGKAAIEFPPDIDPQGPLARSERELFKSRRDKLLEGSQAIQRQISLAQSQLDLVRPLVAKRAVSQMEALRLSQDIATLNGKLTELKSSYFQDAYTERSQRKADLSALEPIVQQRQDQLRRTGIVSPVRGRVNTVLINTRGGVIQPGEAIMEVIPVEDRLLVEARIKPRDVAFLVPGMPAKVKITAYDFSIYGDLKGTLEQISADTIEEDTPHGKESYYQVLIRTDGSQLKRGEEVLPIIPGMVAEVDILSGKRSVLNYLLRPLIKARLY; encoded by the coding sequence ATGGCAGCTGAAAAAAGTTCTGTAGTGCTGCGCCGGCAACTGGCCGACCCCTTGCTGGCGACCACTCACCCGGTCTATCGCCCGCTGCTCTGGACCCTGCTAGGCAGCGTCTTGCTGTTCGTTGCCTGGGCTGCCTGGGCGGAGCTCGATGAAGTGACGCGCGGCGATGGGCGTGTGGTGCCGTTCAGCCGCATCCAGAAGATCCAGAGCCTGGAAGGGGGCATTCTCGACCGCCTGCTGGTGCAGGAGGGCGACCTGGTGGAGGTCGGCCAGCCGCTGCTGCGCCTGGACGAGACGCGCTTTCTCACCAACTTCCAGGAGTCGGCCAACCAGGCCGGCGTGCTGCGCGCGGCCATCGCCCGGCTGGACGCCGAGGTGCTGGGCAAGGCGGCGATAGAGTTCCCGCCGGACATCGACCCGCAAGGGCCGCTGGCGCGTTCCGAGCGCGAGCTGTTCAAGTCGCGGCGGGACAAGCTGCTCGAAGGCAGCCAGGCGATCCAGAGGCAGATCAGCCTGGCCCAGAGCCAGCTCGACCTGGTCCGCCCGCTGGTGGCCAAGCGTGCGGTGAGCCAGATGGAGGCGCTGCGGCTGAGCCAGGACATCGCTACCCTCAACGGTAAGCTGACCGAGCTGAAGAGTAGCTACTTCCAGGATGCCTATACCGAACGCTCACAGCGCAAGGCCGACCTCAGTGCCCTGGAGCCGATCGTCCAGCAGCGCCAGGACCAACTGCGCCGTACCGGGATCGTTTCGCCGGTGCGTGGGCGGGTGAACACCGTGCTGATCAACACCCGTGGCGGGGTGATCCAGCCCGGCGAAGCGATCATGGAAGTGATCCCGGTGGAGGACCGCCTGCTGGTCGAGGCCAGGATCAAGCCGCGCGACGTGGCCTTCCTGGTACCGGGCATGCCGGCCAAGGTGAAGATCACTGCCTACGACTTCAGCATCTATGGTGACCTCAAGGGCACCCTGGAGCAGATCAGTGCCGACACCATCGAGGAGGACACGCCCCATGGCAAGGAGTCGTACTACCAGGTGCTGATCCGCACTGACGGCAGCCAGCTCAAGCGCGGCGAGGAGGTGCTGCCGATCATCCCCGGCATGGTTGCCGAGGTGGATATCCTCAGCGGCAAGCGCAGCGTGCTCAATTATTTGCTGCGCCCGCTGATCAAGGCCCGTCTGTACTGA
- a CDS encoding VOC family protein: MLTPFHVAYHVKDMDEARKFYKEVLGCVEGRSTDTWVDFEFFGHQISLHVGKPFETSRTGKVGPHLVLMPHIGVILPLDRWQALAERLEVLGVQFEIPPVVRFEGEPGEQRTMFFLDPSGNPIEIKGFKNLSAIFAS; the protein is encoded by the coding sequence ATGTTGACACCCTTTCATGTTGCTTATCATGTCAAAGATATGGATGAAGCAAGAAAATTCTATAAAGAGGTTCTTGGCTGTGTCGAGGGGCGTAGCACTGATACGTGGGTAGACTTCGAGTTCTTTGGTCACCAGATATCTCTGCATGTGGGCAAGCCCTTTGAAACCAGCCGCACTGGCAAGGTCGGCCCGCACCTTGTACTGATGCCTCATATCGGGGTGATATTGCCTCTGGATCGCTGGCAAGCCTTGGCTGAACGCCTTGAAGTTCTGGGTGTGCAGTTCGAAATTCCACCGGTTGTACGTTTCGAGGGTGAGCCTGGCGAGCAGAGGACAATGTTTTTCCTGGACCCAAGTGGTAATCCGATCGAAATCAAGGGGTTCAAGAACTTGAGTGCAATCTTTGCCTCCTAG
- a CDS encoding anti-virulence regulator CigR family protein: MAKRRWAVIATSIALAVGPALTYADPGNGKGQGHGKDKGQHGQGHGGSYGGPSINRGDVLGILDGHRGYWSAGPALPPGIQKNLARGKPLPPGIAKKLDGRLLGQLPHYDGYEWMQAGADLILVAVATGIIYEVLNGALD; encoded by the coding sequence ATGGCAAAGCGTCGATGGGCAGTTATCGCTACCTCGATCGCGCTGGCAGTGGGGCCGGCGCTCACTTATGCCGACCCGGGTAATGGTAAAGGGCAGGGCCACGGCAAGGACAAGGGCCAGCATGGTCAAGGTCACGGGGGCTCGTATGGTGGCCCGTCGATAAACCGTGGCGATGTGCTTGGCATTCTTGACGGGCACCGTGGCTACTGGAGCGCAGGGCCGGCGCTGCCCCCCGGCATTCAGAAGAACCTGGCCCGTGGCAAACCGCTGCCGCCGGGTATCGCCAAGAAGCTGGATGGCAGGCTGCTGGGGCAACTCCCTCATTATGATGGCTATGAGTGGATGCAGGCGGGGGCGGACCTGATCCTGGTGGCAGTCGCTACGGGGATCATCTACGAGGTGTTGAACGGCGCACTGGATTGA
- a CDS encoding cation:dicarboxylate symporter family transporter: protein MRIKINLITQIAIGLAVGICVGLLLNNFPDYKGWWIEQVLQPAGDAFIKLMKMIIVPLVFSCMVVGIAGSGKRALGRLGTKSLVYFFAVTGVAIIFGLLVGNVLQPGAGAGFAVSSASEAVPPVQNGSAGLGKVLLGIIPDNVVAAMAEAKLLSVLFFAILFGVALSTLDEPRKQPLVAVLQTVVDTMFKVTHMVMAYSPIGIFALIAVTVSTFGIDSLMPLAKLIAITYVAVLFFAIVVLGLVARAVGENIFEIIKAFKGELILAFSSASSATVMPQLMAKTEARGVPRAITSLVIPLGYSFNLDGASLFAGLGTLFIAQAYNIELALADQVMLVFIMVLTSKGAAGVPGFMFVILTATLTAAGLPLEGVALIAGVYRLMDMPVTALNVLGNALAPIVIAKWESRAGTLPADVVVTEQSSR, encoded by the coding sequence GTGAGAATAAAAATAAATCTAATCACGCAAATTGCAATTGGTCTGGCTGTCGGTATATGCGTTGGCCTGCTATTGAATAATTTTCCCGATTACAAGGGCTGGTGGATCGAGCAAGTACTGCAACCGGCGGGTGATGCGTTCATAAAACTGATGAAAATGATCATCGTGCCGCTGGTGTTTTCCTGCATGGTGGTAGGCATAGCCGGCTCCGGCAAGCGCGCCCTGGGGCGGTTGGGAACAAAGAGCCTTGTCTATTTCTTTGCCGTGACCGGGGTCGCAATCATTTTCGGCCTGCTGGTCGGTAACGTGCTCCAGCCAGGCGCCGGTGCGGGCTTCGCCGTTTCATCGGCGAGTGAAGCAGTGCCACCGGTGCAAAATGGTTCGGCAGGGCTCGGCAAGGTACTGTTGGGCATCATTCCTGACAATGTAGTGGCGGCAATGGCAGAGGCGAAGCTGTTGTCGGTACTGTTCTTCGCCATCTTGTTCGGGGTGGCACTGTCTACGCTGGATGAACCCAGGAAACAGCCGTTGGTTGCCGTGCTGCAGACGGTGGTGGATACCATGTTCAAGGTCACTCATATGGTCATGGCCTACTCACCGATCGGCATCTTTGCCCTGATAGCTGTTACCGTGTCGACCTTCGGGATTGATTCACTGATGCCGCTGGCAAAACTGATAGCCATTACTTATGTGGCGGTACTGTTCTTTGCAATTGTCGTGCTGGGGCTTGTTGCCAGAGCTGTTGGAGAGAATATCTTTGAGATCATCAAGGCCTTCAAGGGTGAACTGATACTGGCCTTCAGCAGCGCGAGTTCCGCCACCGTCATGCCGCAATTGATGGCCAAGACCGAAGCACGGGGTGTGCCGCGAGCTATCACGTCGCTGGTGATCCCGTTGGGTTATTCATTCAATCTGGATGGCGCGTCGCTGTTTGCGGGCCTGGGTACGCTGTTTATCGCGCAGGCCTACAATATTGAACTGGCCCTGGCAGACCAGGTGATGCTGGTATTCATCATGGTATTGACGTCCAAAGGCGCTGCCGGAGTGCCCGGGTTTATGTTTGTGATTCTCACTGCAACCCTGACGGCGGCAGGTTTGCCTTTGGAAGGCGTGGCCTTGATTGCAGGGGTATATCGATTGATGGACATGCCCGTTACGGCACTGAATGTGCTCGGCAATGCGCTGGCGCCGATCGTGATTGCAAAATGGGAAAGCCGCGCTGGAACATTACCGGCTGATGTCGTGGTTACGGAGCAATCATCTCGATAG
- a CDS encoding NADH:flavin oxidoreductase/NADH oxidase family protein, translated as MTPFQPLHLPNGSVIPNRIAKAAMEENLANPDQTPSDQLLRLYQAWAKGGAGLLLTGNVMVDPGAMTGPGGVMLDASQPLQRFRDWARIGRAHGAQFWMQINHPGRQMQANLGQPTVAPSAIALDMGDLSKLFPLPKALDEAEIGALIQRFARTAALAEEAGFSGVQIHAAHGYLLSQFLSPLSNQRQDRWGGSLENRARLLLEVVKAVREVVSPGFAVAVKLNSADFQRGGFEPADARQVVLWLNELSVDLVELSGGSYEAPAMQGDARDGRTLAREAYFLEFAREIAAIAKMPVMVTGGIRRLPVVEQVLASGVAMAGIATALAVEPALPRRWQNGEPTATAELQPIRWKRKAFAALAYMALVKLQMRRLAAGSRPKAHASPLRALLLEQGYTLLRVRQYRRMMKSRAD; from the coding sequence ATGACGCCGTTCCAGCCCCTGCACCTGCCCAATGGCAGTGTCATCCCCAACCGCATCGCCAAGGCGGCGATGGAGGAAAACCTGGCCAACCCGGACCAGACCCCTTCCGACCAGCTGCTGCGCCTTTACCAGGCTTGGGCCAAGGGCGGTGCCGGGCTGTTGCTGACCGGTAACGTGATGGTCGACCCTGGCGCCATGACCGGCCCGGGTGGCGTGATGCTCGATGCCAGCCAGCCACTGCAACGTTTTCGCGACTGGGCGCGCATCGGCCGCGCCCACGGCGCGCAGTTCTGGATGCAGATCAACCACCCGGGCCGGCAGATGCAGGCCAACCTCGGCCAGCCCACCGTGGCGCCTTCGGCCATTGCCCTGGACATGGGCGATTTGTCAAAGCTGTTCCCCCTGCCCAAGGCACTGGACGAAGCCGAGATCGGCGCGTTGATCCAGCGCTTCGCCCGCACCGCGGCGCTGGCTGAAGAAGCTGGTTTCAGTGGCGTACAGATCCACGCTGCCCACGGTTACCTGCTGAGCCAGTTTCTTTCGCCACTGAGCAACCAGCGCCAGGATCGCTGGGGTGGCAGCCTGGAAAATCGCGCGCGGTTGCTGCTGGAGGTGGTCAAGGCCGTGCGCGAGGTGGTTTCGCCCGGTTTCGCCGTGGCAGTGAAACTGAATTCGGCGGATTTCCAGCGCGGCGGTTTCGAACCGGCGGATGCGCGCCAGGTAGTGCTGTGGCTGAATGAATTGTCGGTGGACCTGGTGGAGCTGTCGGGCGGCAGCTATGAGGCACCGGCGATGCAGGGTGATGCCCGCGATGGGCGTACCCTGGCTCGCGAGGCCTACTTCCTGGAGTTTGCCCGGGAAATCGCCGCTATCGCGAAGATGCCGGTGATGGTCACCGGCGGTATCCGGCGGTTGCCGGTGGTCGAGCAGGTGCTGGCCAGCGGTGTGGCCATGGCTGGGATTGCCACGGCGTTGGCAGTCGAGCCTGCCCTGCCCCGGCGCTGGCAGAACGGCGAGCCGACGGCAACCGCCGAACTGCAGCCCATTCGCTGGAAGCGCAAGGCCTTTGCCGCACTGGCCTACATGGCCCTGGTGAAATTGCAGATGCGCCGCCTGGCGGCCGGCAGCCGGCCCAAGGCGCATGCGTCGCCCTTGCGCGCCTTGTTGCTGGAGCAAGGCTACACGTTACTGCGGGTGCGGCAGTACAGGCGTATGATGAAAAGCCGAGCGGATTGA
- a CDS encoding TolC family protein, with translation MRGLSVLKGKRRGAGALWLLCFGLPLSAPAIPLDQAVRAGLAIHPQVRSAMAEADRAGTEVEIAKGGYYPSVTMSGGPQEFDVGEVVYDVTVSQMLYDWGRVTSKVDSASATRRKLSEAVLVARDDAALDIVETYLDVLASERRVETVRQHIQRLDGIREMTQARGSDGYADRSELDRANLELSRAQEQLSLEKGNLQDARNQYAILVGQDPSELVEPEPMSLQRYLAASDVARVIRESPLQRKALEDANVAEAQVREAKASLLPQLNLEASALRREIGGRPESDSVMSLRFRMDTFQGLSNFRRPTAAQQRLESAQWTADAMQRDIRRQLQTLFDNGDTLRWREQSLSQQVTESEQVGELYREQFEVGRRDVIDLLNVQRERFEAERQLINLHIERKRIEYRAAAQVGLLGALLENRLNHGS, from the coding sequence ATGCGCGGCCTGTCCGTGCTCAAGGGAAAGCGCCGTGGCGCGGGAGCCCTTTGGCTCCTGTGCTTCGGGCTGCCGCTGTCCGCGCCGGCCATTCCTCTCGACCAAGCGGTGCGGGCGGGGTTGGCGATCCACCCGCAGGTGCGTTCGGCGATGGCCGAAGCGGACCGTGCGGGTACCGAGGTAGAGATCGCCAAGGGTGGTTACTACCCCTCCGTCACCATGTCCGGGGGGCCGCAGGAGTTCGACGTTGGCGAGGTCGTCTACGACGTCACCGTATCGCAGATGCTGTATGACTGGGGAAGGGTGACGAGCAAGGTCGACAGCGCCAGCGCCACCCGGCGCAAACTGTCCGAGGCGGTGCTGGTGGCGCGCGACGATGCTGCGCTGGATATCGTCGAGACCTACCTCGACGTGCTTGCCTCGGAGCGCCGGGTGGAAACGGTGCGCCAGCACATCCAGCGTCTGGACGGCATCCGCGAGATGACCCAGGCGCGCGGCAGCGATGGTTACGCCGACCGCAGCGAACTGGACCGCGCCAACCTCGAACTGTCGCGTGCCCAGGAACAGCTGTCGCTGGAGAAGGGCAACCTGCAGGACGCGCGCAACCAGTACGCGATCCTGGTTGGCCAGGACCCCTCCGAGCTGGTGGAGCCAGAGCCGATGTCGCTGCAGCGCTACCTGGCTGCCAGCGACGTGGCGCGGGTGATCCGTGAGTCGCCGTTGCAGCGCAAGGCGCTGGAGGACGCCAATGTCGCCGAGGCGCAAGTGCGCGAGGCCAAGGCTTCGTTGCTGCCGCAGTTGAACCTGGAGGCCTCAGCGTTGCGCCGGGAGATCGGCGGTCGTCCGGAAAGCGACTCGGTGATGTCGCTGCGCTTTCGCATGGATACCTTCCAGGGGCTTTCCAACTTCCGTCGGCCGACTGCTGCGCAACAGCGTCTGGAGTCGGCGCAATGGACGGCCGATGCGATGCAGCGTGACATCCGCCGGCAGTTGCAGACGCTGTTCGACAACGGTGACACGCTACGGTGGCGGGAACAGTCCCTGAGCCAGCAGGTGACGGAGTCGGAGCAGGTTGGCGAGCTGTACCGCGAGCAATTCGAGGTCGGCCGACGCGACGTGATCGACTTGCTCAACGTGCAGCGCGAACGCTTCGAGGCCGAGCGGCAGTTGATCAATCTGCACATAGAGCGCAAGCGTATCGAGTATCGAGCGGCCGCGCAGGTCGGGTTGTTGGGGGCATTACTGGAGAATCGGTTGAATCATGGAAGTTGA
- a CDS encoding LysR family transcriptional regulator has protein sequence MDIQNLESLISVVECGSIAGAAKKANVSAAAISLRIRNLEKHLGCTLFNREAHAIRPTEKLLALIPRIRCIVEHANQLRNDLNADTLTGELRIGAISTALTGLVPPALEHLSSSAPDLKLTITPGDSKLLHDKLINQELDAAILVAPPFKTAKSLRTLTLRSEPLYLLAPVAASRAEAQAMLATGPYIRYAVDSWGGLITQRYLDDLGLAPSVACDLDALEAISLLVSLGQGVSLVPQWPSLLEQSPNARILSEEPRYCRDIVLAYSAGHHRTSAIKLLASVLMP, from the coding sequence ATGGACATTCAAAATCTGGAAAGCCTCATATCTGTTGTTGAATGCGGCTCCATTGCGGGTGCGGCAAAGAAAGCAAATGTTTCAGCCGCTGCAATAAGTTTGCGCATTCGAAATCTGGAGAAACACTTGGGCTGCACTCTCTTCAATAGAGAAGCACACGCGATAAGGCCGACAGAAAAGCTGCTGGCATTGATTCCACGCATACGTTGCATCGTCGAGCATGCCAATCAGCTCAGGAACGACCTCAACGCCGACACGCTGACCGGGGAACTGCGCATTGGCGCCATATCAACCGCCCTCACCGGCCTTGTACCGCCAGCACTCGAGCATTTGTCATCCTCCGCGCCCGACCTCAAGCTCACCATCACACCCGGTGACTCGAAACTGCTTCATGACAAGCTGATCAATCAGGAGCTGGATGCGGCAATTCTGGTGGCGCCACCCTTCAAGACAGCAAAATCGTTGAGAACGCTCACATTGCGCAGCGAACCGCTGTACTTGTTGGCACCTGTCGCGGCCTCCCGGGCTGAAGCGCAGGCAATGCTGGCCACCGGGCCCTATATCCGATATGCCGTCGATTCCTGGGGCGGCCTGATAACCCAGCGCTATCTGGACGATCTGGGTCTCGCGCCAAGCGTGGCTTGCGACCTGGATGCGCTCGAAGCCATCAGCCTGCTGGTGTCGCTGGGGCAAGGCGTTTCCTTGGTACCGCAATGGCCGTCATTGCTGGAGCAATCGCCAAACGCCCGGATTCTGAGCGAAGAACCAAGGTACTGCCGCGACATAGTGCTGGCCTACAGTGCCGGCCATCACCGCACGTCGGCAATCAAGCTGCTGGCATCCGTACTGATGCCCTGA
- the osmE gene encoding osmotically-inducible lipoprotein OsmE: MNKPFHALILALAALSACSSNSALYHDQPLVAKVTNGMSRDQVMQVGGKPAAETERTVVPGTCFDYMLTKADNRQPYSVSFDGTGKVDNTAFMTCAEWSNAQRRARLPSMGGSSGSGY; encoded by the coding sequence ATGAACAAACCCTTTCACGCGCTGATCCTTGCACTGGCAGCGCTTTCTGCCTGCTCGTCCAACTCCGCGCTGTACCACGACCAGCCGCTGGTGGCGAAAGTCACCAACGGCATGAGCAGAGACCAGGTCATGCAGGTAGGCGGCAAGCCCGCTGCGGAGACCGAACGCACCGTGGTGCCCGGCACCTGTTTCGACTACATGCTGACCAAGGCCGACAACCGGCAGCCCTACAGCGTAAGTTTCGACGGCACAGGCAAAGTGGACAATACCGCTTTCATGACCTGCGCCGAGTGGAGCAATGCTCAGCGCAGGGCCCGCCTGCCCAGCATGGGCGGGTCTAGCGGATCGGGTTACTGA
- a CDS encoding type I secretion system permease/ATPase, giving the protein MEVEQSPDNVVTLNHDDPLRQGLLLLCRQLGRPLGDAELVDGLAIEHGRLPLRLVARALRRADITARVAELPLRQMDAYLLPALLLLDDGRSLLLVGIEGEQYEVLVPQSDGGRECMARPALEALYSGTAVFAKCRYRPDGRVGDYASGLPEHWFFGPLKRLWRSYAEVTAAALVANVLAVASALFAMQVYDRVVPNAAFDTLWILASGVALAIIVDGVLRILRGHLLNVLGKRLDLQLSSLLFARVLSTRIAAKPASMGAFSTQVREFESVREFFTSSSAALISDLPFVAIFLLIIAVIGGHVVWVPLVACVLMLLPGLLTQRLLGHLSRQNLREGALKNSVLLEAFEHLETVKAARAEGRCQQQWETLTGELAGTAMKTHALASTLSYSASIVQQLCYVGVVVFGVYRISDGAMTVGALVACSILASRAIAPLSQAAAILGRWQHTKVALEGLDQLMSAEQERPAGKRFVHRDRLHGHYRLEALRLAHGDSPPVVDVQALNIQAGERVALLGGNGAGKSTLLRLLSGLLDAQSGRLLLDDIALSQLDPADRQRGIGYLPQDVALFHGSLRENLNLANAALGDEELLEALDGVGLGTFVRAHPLGLDMPIQGNASLSGGQRQAVGLARVLLQDPPILLLDEPTAAFDQNSEKQVIDYLQKWLGRRTLIITTHKKSVLALVDRAVVLRNGQVIMDGPLNQVVLGNQVQAPQVAEGVGHGS; this is encoded by the coding sequence ATGGAAGTTGAACAATCCCCGGATAATGTCGTGACCCTGAACCACGACGACCCGCTGCGCCAGGGCCTGCTGCTGCTGTGCCGGCAACTGGGCCGGCCGTTGGGCGACGCCGAACTGGTCGACGGCCTGGCAATAGAGCACGGACGCCTGCCGCTGCGCCTGGTAGCCCGCGCCCTGCGTCGCGCCGACATAACTGCCAGGGTCGCGGAGCTGCCGTTGCGGCAGATGGACGCCTACCTGCTGCCGGCCCTGCTGTTGCTCGACGATGGCCGCAGCCTGCTGCTGGTTGGCATCGAGGGTGAGCAGTACGAGGTGCTGGTGCCGCAGAGCGACGGCGGCCGTGAGTGCATGGCGCGGCCCGCTCTGGAGGCGCTTTACAGCGGCACGGCGGTGTTCGCCAAGTGCCGCTACCGCCCCGATGGGCGGGTGGGCGACTACGCCAGCGGCCTGCCGGAGCACTGGTTCTTCGGGCCGCTCAAGCGGCTCTGGCGCTCTTATGCGGAAGTCACGGCGGCGGCCCTGGTGGCCAACGTCCTGGCCGTCGCCTCGGCGCTGTTCGCCATGCAGGTTTACGACCGCGTGGTGCCCAACGCAGCCTTCGATACCCTGTGGATACTCGCCAGCGGCGTGGCCTTGGCGATCATCGTCGACGGGGTATTGCGGATCCTTCGCGGGCACCTGCTGAACGTTCTCGGCAAGCGCCTGGACCTGCAGTTGTCGAGCCTGCTGTTCGCGCGCGTGCTGAGTACCCGGATCGCCGCCAAACCGGCGTCGATGGGCGCGTTCAGCACCCAGGTGCGTGAGTTCGAGTCGGTCCGCGAGTTCTTCACTTCGTCCAGCGCCGCACTGATCAGCGACCTGCCGTTCGTGGCGATCTTCCTGTTGATCATTGCCGTGATCGGCGGCCATGTGGTCTGGGTGCCGCTGGTGGCTTGTGTGCTGATGCTGCTGCCAGGGCTGCTGACCCAGCGCCTGCTGGGGCACCTGTCGCGGCAGAACCTGCGCGAGGGGGCGCTGAAGAACAGCGTGCTGCTGGAAGCCTTCGAACACCTGGAGACGGTCAAGGCCGCGCGTGCCGAAGGCCGCTGCCAACAGCAGTGGGAGACGCTCACCGGGGAACTGGCCGGTACTGCAATGAAGACCCATGCGTTGGCCTCGACCCTCAGCTATTCGGCGAGTATCGTTCAGCAGCTGTGCTATGTCGGGGTGGTGGTGTTCGGCGTCTACCGGATAAGCGACGGCGCGATGACCGTCGGTGCCCTGGTGGCCTGTTCGATCCTGGCCTCGCGGGCCATCGCACCACTGTCCCAGGCTGCCGCCATCCTTGGCCGCTGGCAACATACCAAGGTGGCGCTGGAGGGGCTCGACCAGCTGATGTCCGCCGAGCAGGAGAGGCCCGCCGGCAAGCGCTTCGTGCACCGCGACCGGCTCCACGGGCATTACCGCCTGGAGGCGCTGCGCCTGGCCCACGGCGACAGCCCACCGGTGGTCGACGTGCAGGCGCTGAACATCCAGGCCGGCGAGCGGGTAGCGCTGCTCGGTGGCAACGGCGCCGGCAAGTCGACCCTGCTGCGGCTGCTCAGCGGCCTGCTCGACGCGCAATCCGGCCGGCTGCTGCTGGACGACATCGCCCTGAGCCAGCTCGACCCGGCCGACCGCCAGCGCGGCATCGGCTACTTGCCGCAGGATGTGGCGCTGTTCCACGGCAGCCTGCGGGAAAACCTCAACCTGGCCAACGCCGCGCTGGGCGACGAGGAATTGCTGGAAGCCCTCGATGGCGTAGGGCTGGGTACTTTCGTGCGCGCCCACCCGTTGGGCCTGGACATGCCGATCCAGGGCAATGCCAGCCTCTCCGGCGGCCAGCGCCAGGCGGTGGGGTTGGCCCGCGTACTGTTGCAGGACCCGCCGATCCTGCTGCTTGACGAGCCGACCGCGGCCTTCGACCAGAACAGCGAGAAACAGGTCATCGACTACCTGCAGAAATGGCTGGGCCGGCGCACCCTGATCATCACCACCCACAAGAAAAGCGTATTGGCGCTGGTGGACCGTGCAGTGGTGCTGCGCAACGGCCAGGTGATCATGGACGGCCCGCTGAACCAGGTGGTGCTGGGCAACCAGGTGCAGGCGCCGCAGGTCGCCGAAGGAGTCGGCCATGGCAGCTGA
- a CDS encoding quinone oxidoreductase family protein — protein MSKVVRFHQTGGPEVLRYEDAEVGEPGPGQVRLRQVAVGLNYADTYFRNGTYPIPLPNGIGVEAAGVVEAVGEGVTQVAVGDRVTYTGFLNTLGAYCTERLIPAAALIKLPDTIAFETAAAMTMRGLTSAYLLRRLHDFKPGDSVLLHAAAGGVGLIVAQWAQLLGLNVIGTVSTEAKAEVARAHGCNHVINYSVEDVATRVRELTDGVGVNVVFDSVGKNTFMGSLDSLKRRGLMVCVGTASGTIPPFDPQLLAIKGSLQLTRPALADFIADPAEKADLAGELFDHVGSGRIRIEINQHYALQDAVQAHRDLEARKTTGSSIFVI, from the coding sequence ATGTCCAAAGTCGTACGTTTCCATCAGACCGGTGGCCCCGAGGTGCTGCGCTACGAGGACGCCGAGGTCGGCGAGCCCGGCCCGGGGCAGGTGCGCTTGCGCCAGGTGGCGGTGGGCCTGAACTACGCCGATACCTATTTCCGCAACGGCACCTACCCGATTCCGCTGCCCAACGGCATTGGCGTGGAAGCGGCCGGCGTGGTCGAGGCGGTGGGCGAGGGCGTGACCCAGGTGGCAGTCGGTGACCGGGTCACCTACACCGGCTTCCTCAACACCCTGGGCGCCTATTGCACCGAGCGCCTGATCCCTGCTGCCGCGCTGATCAAGCTGCCGGATACCATCGCCTTCGAAACCGCCGCCGCGATGACCATGCGCGGCCTGACCTCGGCCTATCTGCTGCGTCGGCTGCATGACTTCAAACCCGGCGACAGCGTGCTGCTGCATGCCGCTGCTGGCGGGGTCGGCCTGATCGTCGCGCAGTGGGCGCAGCTGCTGGGGCTTAACGTGATCGGCACGGTGTCCACCGAGGCCAAGGCCGAAGTGGCGCGCGCCCATGGCTGCAACCACGTCATCAACTACAGCGTCGAGGACGTTGCCACGCGCGTGCGTGAGCTGACCGACGGGGTAGGGGTGAACGTGGTGTTCGACAGCGTTGGCAAGAACACCTTCATGGGCTCGCTCGATTCGCTCAAGCGCCGCGGCCTGATGGTGTGCGTCGGCACGGCGTCAGGCACCATCCCGCCGTTCGACCCGCAGTTGCTGGCGATCAAGGGCTCGCTGCAGCTCACCCGCCCGGCACTGGCCGACTTCATCGCCGACCCGGCGGAAAAGGCCGACCTGGCCGGTGAGCTGTTCGATCACGTCGGCAGCGGGCGCATCCGTATCGAGATCAATCAGCACTACGCACTGCAGGATGCCGTCCAGGCCCACCGTGACCTGGAAGCGCGCAAGACCACCGGCTCGTCGATCTTCGTCATCTGA